In the Primulina eburnea isolate SZY01 unplaced genomic scaffold, ASM2296580v1 ctg739_ERROPOS11973397, whole genome shotgun sequence genome, one interval contains:
- the LOC140822102 gene encoding DNA polymerase zeta catalytic subunit isoform X1 codes for MEDSKVFSVRIVSIDYYMTAPIPGVDISQSTFYGGKVKEVPVIRIFGPTPAGQKTCLHIHRALPYFYIPWSDLGHIPDDEVDSCIHALYLGLDKALKLKGNTGSKRQHVHGCNLVRARKFYGYHSTEELFVKIYLYYPQDVSRAAKLLLAGGVMDKVLQPYESHIPFLLQFLIDNNLYGMSHLHVSKIKFRHPVPDVFSQPKSNCSSELNALPEDSTFLATNSQADVDDGLCSIFPLQTSSTVPNCQIMKNANQSDPSANEDIRFFRRQSTSELEGDAVIDEITNQQFLSYARLSQAHADVKMVQSLIPIWEEELERTGVPESMPSNSEKPLPQDVLKTLSCGIDFEIFMEVNDDEGSEPPLTPTSIKCSTDCRNLVEHGLENFEGCSNLSSKYLEKSDNVGSSSIFDSSSEAVYEDKTCASDAIDKPRISYSLGQLSEKASDEDALRLLKWLASSQAAEDINSDDELACETILSPLIPVKTIDKVLEKANVEYESESQQECQDILDSVDMLDFEELNGRASDRIDNNHSSEPLSNKIIPQVDGSSDDLQSTPRFNESLKLDSDGRNSSQEVKPWTEIDSRSPKLGKKRPRWGSLPVSNQNASNVSYPKTFNTLGGCDNENVEGFGTAGCGNEAERFPFVVKVDEKKDAGYTEQASSITACSTRELMRKKRSQRTELSESRSPIQDQDNFCQPMHRSPVTIERSKFHGMSIQSTDTVSSEVKPIKRSSFGNLPLCCGTSIVPGNTPKIGSQVSTIQLDCDDNNYCEHMKSSQNCDGSLYVSSCILEQPRFKNSNIDVQDSSCLDLLQTDAFGSCAVAVSAASDFISKNECPTENDQLIANHKVPENPVEDLEDMTGKTTNTQCKNSLYQESKPGFSMPNCSISDNVNKEAESVKLVSMVFSKKPPSMEWTEEPGGEARGPMDGYCNEVPIVQGRSIEDCLPFFVRNFPEEKELPPRNYDYVNHHESVMGVPILYQNDGSHLFMLTSAISPPSTESVDRWLSSNISDIMGKKSNAQSLIPLLSDGSSGDVIDSLGSQADVSNSPTQIPVSLSREKPSLDKVHEHNQESCGMEVKETQKKPVPGSRPDPSQISGPDRKMKLTPLSQIGFRDPASVGGGQQLTLLSVEIQAESRGVLRPDPRFDAINVIALVFQEDDESTLDVHVLLRCDHASVVKDLNAIFGCQVLVFSEELQLFSHFSKLIDSVDPDVIMGWDVQSGSLGFLAERAGYLGLGLLNNISRTPSETNEALSEFETSENNMVKEMFSESEAREAVNLENLIEDEWGRTHASGVHVGGRIVLNIWRLMRNEVKLNIYTVEAVAEKVLRRKIPSIHWKILTKWFSSGPGRARYRSVDYILQRAKLNLQIMNQLDVINRTSELARVFGIDFFSVLSRGSQYRVESMFLRLAHTQNYLAISPGNQQVANQPAMECLPLVMEPESSFYADPVIVLDFQSLYPSMVIAYNLCFCTCLGKITPPKENCLGVSSYSADKHTLHNLRLELLVTPNGVLYVSSKVRKGILPCLLEEILSTRIMVKQAMKKLSPSQKVLGRIFNARQLALKLIANVTYGYTAAGFSGRMPCAELADSIVQCGRRTLETAISFVNSNEKWKARVVYGDTDSMFVLLKGRSLKEAFTIGREIASAITEMNPNPVTLKMEKVYYPCFLLTKKRYVGYSYESPDQSNPIFDAKGIETVRRDTCAAVSKTMEQSLRIYFEYQNIDEVQSYLQRQWTRILSGRVSVQDFVFAKEVRLGTYSIRASSLPPAAIVATKAMKVDPRAEPRYAERIPYVVVHGEPGARLVDMVVDPLEVLALNSPYRLNDIYYIRKQIIPALQRVFGLLGADLNHWFLDMPRPSREAFGKRCSLGLNPQRKRIDYYYTSRHCIVCGDLVQASSHLCPECLKNETTVAIALIGRTSKLEKDIQHLTAICRHCGGGDWRVESGVKCISLACSVFYERRKVQKELQSLSEVATRAGFYPKCMVEWF; via the exons ATGGAGGATTCGAAGGTTTTCAGTGTTCGAATAGTCTCAATAGACTACTACATGACCGCGCCAATTCCAGGAGTTGACATTTCTCAAAGCACGTTCTATG GTGGGAAGGTGAAGGAGGTCCCGGTGATAAGGATATTCGGTCCGACCCCAGCTGGTCAGAAAACTTGCTTGCATATCCATCGA GCTTTACCTTATTTTTACATTCCATGGTCAGATCTTGGCCATATACCCGATGATGAAG TTGATTCATGCATACATGCTCTATACCTGGGTCTTGATAAGGCTTTAAAG CTCAAAGGAAATACTGGCTCAAAACGTCAGCATGTGCATGGTTGCAATCTTGTTCGAGCGAGGAAGTTTTATGGTTATCATTCTACCGAGGAGCTATTTGTGAAGATTTATCT CTACTACCCACAGGATGTTTCACGGGCTGCAAAgcttcttttg GCGGGTGGAGTTATGGATAAGGTTTTACAACCTTATGAGTCACATATACCGTTTCTTCTCCAATTCTTG ATTGACAACAATTTGTATGGAATGAGTCATTTGCATGTTTCAAAGATCAAGTTTCGCCATCCTGTCCCAGATGTTTTCTCTCAACCAAAATCTAATTGCAGTAGTGAGCTGAATGCATTGCCTGAGGACTCCACATTTTTGGCTACGAATTCCCAG GCAGATGTAGACGATGGCTTGTGTTCGATTTTTCCTTTGCAGACATCTTCTACAGTTCCAAATTGTCAGATCATGAAAAATGCCAATCAGTCTGATCCTTCAGCAAATGAAGATATTCGATTCTTCAGGCGGCAGAGTACCTCTGAGCTGGAAGGAGATGCTGTAATAGATG AGATAACAAACCAGCAATTTTTATCGTATGCACGCCTTTCTCAAGCTCATGCTGATGTGAAAATGGTTCAGTCACTAATACCAATTTGGGAG GAAGAATTAGAGAGGACTGGAGTACCTGAGTCCATGCCTTCTAATTCTGAGAAACCACTTCCACAAGATGTATTGAAGACTCTGTCATGTGGTAtcgattttgaaatatttatggaagTGAATGACGATGAAGGAAGCGAGCCACCTTTGACTCCAACATCAATAAAATGTTCAACAGATTGCAGAAATTTGGTTGAACATGGACTCGAGAACTTTGAGGGTTGCAGCAATCTGTCTTCCAAGTATTTGGAAAAAAGTGACAACGTTGGATCTTCATCTATTTTTGATTCATCATCAGAAGCTGTTTATGAAGACAAAACTTGTGCATCCGACGCAATTGATAAACCACGGATATCTTATTCTTTGGGGCAATTGAGTGAAAAG GCCTCAGACGAAGATGCCTTGAGGCTTTTAAAGTGGCTTGCATCTTCTCAAGCTGCTGAAGATATCAACTCTGATGACGAACTTGCTTGTGAGACAATATTGAGTCCCTTGATACCTGTGAAAACCATTGACAAGGTGTTAGAGAAAGCCAATGTGGAGTACGAGAGTGAATCCCAGCAAGAGTGTCAGGACATTCTTGATTCTGTTGATATGCTTGATTTTGAAGAATTGAACGGCAGAGCTTCTGACCGCATCGACAACAATCATTCTAGCGAACCATTGTCAAATAAAATTATACCTCAAGTCGATGGCTCTAGTGATGACCTCCAGTCAACTCCACGGTTCAATGAGTCACTCAAGTTAGACAGTGATGGACGAAATTCATCTCAGGAAGTGAAACCATGGACTGAGATAGATTCACGAAGTCCGAAGCTCGGTAAGAAAAGGCCTCGGTGGGGTTCTTTGCCTGTTTCTAATCAAAATGCGAGTAATGTTTCATATCCTAAAACATTCAACACATTGGGCGGATGCGACAATGAGAATGTAGAAGGTTTTGGTACTGCTGGGTGTGGTAATGAAGCAGAAAGGTTTCCTTTTGTAGTAAAGGTTGATGAAAAGAAGGATGCTGGTTACACGGAGCAAGCTAGCTCGATAACTGCATGCTCTACGCGTGAGTTGATGAGGAAAAAGCGATCCCAACGAACTGAACTATCTGAATCGAGGAGTCCTATTCAAGATCAAGACAACTTTTGTCAGCCGATGCATAGATCCCCAGTTACTATTGAGAGATCAAAATTTCATGGAATGAGTATACAATCCACTGATACGGTTTCTAGTGAAGTAAAACCCATTAAACGTTCTTCTTTTGGTAATTTGCCACTTTGCTGTGGCACTAGCATAGTGCCAGGAAATACACCAAAAATTGGGAGTCAAGTTTCTACTATTCAACTTGACTGTGACGATAACAATTATTGTGAACATATGAAAAGCTCTCAGAATTGTGATGGGAGCCTTTATGTTAGTTCTTGTATACTTGAGCAACCTCGCTTTAAAAACAGTAATATCGATGTCCAAGATTCTAGTTGTCTGGATTTGCTTCAAACAGATGCTTTTGGTTCATGTGCAGTGGCCGTTTCAGCTGCAAGTGACTTTATATCCAAAAATGAATGCCCGACTGAAAATGATCAGCTAATTGCTAATCACAAGGTACCTGAGAATCCAGTTGAGGATTTGGAAGACATGACAGGTAAAACAACAAATACTCAGTGTAAAAATTCACTGTATCAAGAAAGCAAACCTGGTTTCTCCATGCCTAACTGTTCGATATCAGATAATGTAAATAAGGAAGCCGAATCTGTAAAACTCGTTAGTATGGTTTTCTCCAAGAAACCTCCATCAATGGAGTGGACTGAAGAGCCAGGTGGTGAAGCCCGAGGACCTATGGATGGATACTGTAATGAAGTACCGATTGTTCAGGGTAGATCTATAGAGGATTGTCTTCCCTTTTTTGTGAGGAATTTCCCAGAAGAAAAAGAACTACCCCCAAGAAATTATGATTATGTTAATCACCATGAATCAGTAATGGGTGTTCCCATTCTTTATCAAAATGATGGATCACATTTGTTCATGCTTACCTCTGCCATATCACCTCCATCTACAGAATCCGTTGATAGATGGCTGTCATCAAATATCTCTGATATTATGGGGAAAAAGTCAAATGCACAATCACTAATTCCCCTATTGTCCGATGGATCATCTGGTGATGTGATTGACTCACTTGGTTCTCAGGCTGATGTTAGTAATTCACCTACACAGATACCTGTTTCTTTGTCCAGGGAAAAGCCTAGTTTGGATAAAGTACATGAGCATAATCAAGAATCCTGCGGCATGGAAGTTAAAGAGACTCAGAAAAAGCCAGTGCCTGGCTCCAGGCCAGATCCCTCTCAGATATCGGGCCCTGATAGAAAAATGAAGCTAACTCCACTTAGTCAAATTGGTTTTCGTGATCCAGCAAGTGTTGGTGGAGGGCAGCAGCTAACATTGCTGAGTGTAGAAATTCAGGCTGAATCTAGAGGGGTTTTGAGACCTGATCCTCGTTTTGATGCCATAAATGTCATCGCTCTTGTCTTTCAAGAGGATGACGAGTCTACTCTTGATGTTCACGTGCTTCTGCGTTGTGATCATGCATCTGTTGTTAAGGACCTGAATGCAATTTTTGGGTGTCAGGTACTTGTATTTTCTGAAGAATTACAGTTGTTCAGCCATTTTTCAAAGTTAATTGATTCTGTCGATCCCGATGTTATAATGGGCTGGGATGTTCAAAGTGGTTCCCTAGGATTTTTGGCTGAAAGGGCTGGATATCTTGGTCTTGGTTTATTGAATAACATATCGCGGACTCCATCTGAAACCAATGAAGCTTTGTCAGAGTTTGAAACTTCTGAAAATAATATGGTGAAGGAGATGTTTTCTGAATCTGAAGCTAGGGAGGCTGTCAAtcttgagaatttgattgaggaCGAGTGGGGCAGAACGCATGCCAGTGGTGTTCATGTAGGTGGTAGGATTGTCCTGAATATTTGGAGACTTATGAGGAATGAAGTTAAACTTAACATTTACACAGTTGAAGCTGTAGCTGAAAAAGTATTGAGGCGAAAAATCCCATCTATACATTGGAAGATACTCACCAAATGGTTTTCAAGTGGTCCTGGACGTGCTAGATATCGATCTGTTGATTATATCTTACAGAGAGCAAAGTTGAATTTGCAGATTATGAATCAGCTTGATGTGATAAACCGGACATCAGAACTAGCTCGAGTATTTGGCATCGATTTTTTCTCTGTTCTATCGCGAGGTTCACAGTATCGTGTTGAATCAATGTTTCTGCGACTGGCACATACCCAGAACTATCTTGCAATTTCACCTGGAAATCAACAGGTTGCCAATCAACCTGCAATGGAATGCTTACCTCTTGTTATGGAACCAGAATCTAGTTTTTATGCAGATCCAGTAATTGTTTTGGATTTTCAGTCCCTTTATCCATCCATGGTCATTGCTTATAACCTTTGCTTCTGTACTTGCCTTGGAAAGATTACACCTCCAAAGGAAAATTGCTTAGGAGTCAGTTCATATTCAGCAGATAAACACACTTTGCACAATTTGAGACTGGAGTTACTAGTTACTCCCAATGGAGTTCTCTATGTGTCTTCCAAAGTTCGGAAAGGAATTCTACCTTGCCTATTGGAAGAAATATTATCGACTAGAATTATGGTGAAACAAGCgatgaaaaagttgtctccatcACAGAAAGTTCTTGGCCGGATATTTAATGCCCGACAGCTTGCTTTGAAGCTGATAGCAAATGTTACTTATGGCTATACTGCTGCAGGATTTAGCGGGCGCATGCCATGCGCTGAGCTTGCTGACAGTATTGTGCAGTGTGGCCGGCGAACGCTCGAGACTGCAATTTCATTTGTGAATTCAAATGAAAAATGGAAAGCTAGAGTTGTTTATGGTGACACAGATAG CATGTTTGTACTTCTTAAAGGGAGGTCTCTCAAAGAAGCTTTTACAATTGGACGAGAAATCGCATCGGCAATAACTGAAATGAATCCCAATCCTGTCACTTTAAAAATGGAAAAGGTTTACTACCCATGCTTCCTCCTTACAAAGAAGCGATATGTTGGGTATAGTTACGAGAGTCCTGATCAGAGCAATCCGATTTTTGATGCTAAGGGCATTGAGACTGTGAGGAGAGATACATGTGCTGCTGTTTCTAAAACTATGGAGCAGTCATTAAGGATATATTTCGAATATCAGAATATTGATGAG GTCCAATCATATCTACAGCGTCAGTGGACAAGGATACTATCTGGTCGAGTTTCCGTTCAGGATTTTGTGTTTGCAAAGGAAGTTCGTTTGGGTACTTACAGCATACGTGCTTCTTCACTTCCTCCAGCTGCAATCGTAGCCACTAAAGCAATGAAAGTTGACCCCCGGGCAGAGCCTCGATATGCTGAAAGAATACCTTATGTAGTAGTTCACGGTGAACCCGGGGCTCGTTTGGTGGACATGGTAGTGGATCCCCTTGAAGTTCTGGCTCTGAACTCCCCTTACAGATTAAATGACATTTATTACATCAGGAAACAGATAATCCCAGCATTACAGCGAGTTTTTGGGCTGCTCGGCGCTGATCTCAACCATTGGTTTCTTGACATGCCTCGACCATCACGTGAAGCTTTTGGAAAACGCTGTTCTCTTGGCCTGAATCCACAGAGAAAAAGAATTGATTACTACTACACATCAAGGCATTGCATTGTCTGTGGTGACCTAGTTCAGGCTTCGTCCCATCTGTGTCCCGAATGTCTTAAGAATGAAACCACTGTTGCCATAGCTTTGATTGGAAGAACTTCAAAACTGGAAAAGGATATCCAACACCTTACTGCT ATATGTCGCCATTGTGGTGGTGGGGATTGGCGTGTGGAAAGCGGAGTCAAGTGTATTTCACTTGCTTGTTCGGTTTTCTACGAGAGGAGAAAAGTCCAGAAAGAATTACAGTCACTATCTGAAGTTGCTACAAGAGCTGGTTTCTATCCCAAGTGTATGGTCGAATGGTTCTAA